AGCTGTGCAAGATGCGGCCGAGGTGGTCGGGATGGTACGAGATGCCAAACTCGCGCCGCACGACCTCGGCGACTCGCCGGCAAGTCCATAGATCGCTGTCGAAGCCCGCGGCCAACGGGCCCGCGACGAGGAGGTCGCAGAGCTGGTAGCCTTGGTCTTCCGTGAGGCGACGCGCAACCGGCCGGGGCTTCTTCGGCTTCAGGGCCGCGACCCCGCCGGAGGCATGGGCCTTTTCCAACGTTTCACACTCGAACGGCTGATTCCCAACCGCTCGGCGACAGCCGCCTGGGTCGCTCCCTCCCGGAGCAACTCCACGGCCACGCGACGAAGGACCATCCAGTCCTCGGGGCTGCGGGAAGAAGAAGTGTTCATGCACCTTCTACGGTGCTAGCGACGGGGTTGGTTCAAAGGGAGCGCAGGGGGGAGTAAGAGTGTCCATTCTCACCAGTACAAGCTTTCCGCAGGGAGAGCAGTCGATTTACAGCTCCTGAGTATTTTTGGAGGTCC
The Pirellulales bacterium genome window above contains:
- a CDS encoding winged helix-turn-helix domain-containing protein, with the protein product MEKAHASGGVAALKPKKPRPVARRLTEDQGYQLCDLLVAGPLAAGFDSDLWTCRRVAEVVRREFGISYHPDHLGRILHSLGFSPQQPQRRARERDEAAVEQWRKSDWPRIKKGAGGGKLPSSFSTNAAFVSSR
- a CDS encoding helix-turn-helix domain-containing protein, which produces MVLRRVAVELLREGATQAAVAERLGISRSSVKRWKRPMPPAGSRP